One Dissulfuribacter thermophilus DNA segment encodes these proteins:
- the trpD gene encoding anthranilate phosphoribosyltransferase codes for MEDVIRLCIDKLVEGQDLSETESEKAFLEIMEGRATQAQIGALLMGLRIKGETPKEILGAARVMRRLATKIPVRIEGSEPVMDTCGTGGDGSSTFNISTTVAFVVAGGGVKVAKHGNRSITSKSGSADCLEALGKDLNLTPEDVAREIEDVGIGFLFAPNLHPAMRYAAGPRRELGIRTIFNVLGPLTNPAGATVQLMGVFSKELCPVLCEVLGMLGAKCAWVVHGHGGLDEMSLSGPTTVAQWDGEKIEEFEVVPEDVGLARAGIETLVGGDAQENAEILREILSGREKGPKRDVVLLNAGAAFVISGKAKDLKEGVELSKEIIDSGKALKVLDAYLRYNHSA; via the coding sequence ATGGAGGATGTCATTCGACTTTGCATTGATAAGTTGGTAGAGGGCCAGGACCTCAGTGAAACCGAGTCAGAAAAGGCATTCCTTGAGATCATGGAGGGAAGGGCTACCCAGGCCCAGATAGGTGCGCTCCTCATGGGGCTTAGAATTAAGGGCGAGACCCCAAAGGAGATCTTGGGGGCTGCAAGGGTAATGAGGAGGCTTGCCACCAAGATCCCTGTGAGAATTGAGGGGAGCGAACCCGTCATGGATACATGCGGCACAGGGGGGGATGGATCTTCCACATTCAACATATCAACCACTGTGGCCTTTGTGGTGGCAGGTGGTGGGGTGAAGGTTGCAAAGCATGGCAATAGGTCCATAACCAGCAAATCCGGAAGCGCAGATTGCCTTGAGGCCCTTGGCAAGGATTTGAATTTGACTCCTGAAGATGTTGCAAGGGAGATAGAAGACGTAGGCATAGGATTTTTATTCGCCCCAAATCTTCATCCTGCCATGCGATATGCTGCAGGCCCAAGGAGAGAATTGGGGATAAGGACAATCTTTAATGTTCTAGGGCCGTTAACAAATCCTGCAGGAGCCACTGTGCAACTAATGGGGGTCTTTTCAAAGGAATTGTGTCCTGTTCTCTGTGAGGTGCTGGGAATGTTGGGGGCCAAATGTGCTTGGGTGGTTCACGGCCATGGCGGACTTGATGAAATGAGCCTTTCCGGACCAACTACTGTGGCTCAGTGGGACGGCGAAAAGATTGAAGAATTCGAAGTCGTTCCAGAGGATGTGGGCTTAGCGAGGGCAGGTATTGAGACCCTTGTTGGAGGCGATGCACAGGAAAATGCCGAGATTTTGAGGGAAATTCTTTCTGGAAGGGAAAAGGGCCCTAAAAGGGACGTAGTACTCCTCAATGCAGGGGCAGCCTTTGTCATTTCAGGCAAGGCCAAGGATCTAAAAGAGGGCGTAGAGCTCTCAAAGGAGATTATCGATTCAGGAAAGGCATTGAAGGTTTTAGATGCATATCTTAGATACAATCATTCAGCATAA
- a CDS encoding 3-deoxy-7-phosphoheptulonate synthase has protein sequence MIIILKPDIDPSGVEIQNILGYLRQFPDIKTQISGVRGTSRVVTEIYLIGPTHDIPSEVIEKMPGVERVVRVSSKYRQIGRHGGQLGELGFVYQGLEFNQDAFHIFLGLCAVDTPEHVEIIFRHLKQHNIQTARMGAYKPRTSPYDFQGHGKACLPWLFELAGKYDIKIIAMEVLRPEHIDEIHEALQETGNPTGVMLQIGTRNAQNFELLKAVGSQSTYPILYKRGMGLTLEESLNACEYIASEGNRNIVFCLRGVKSMLGLPHRNLIDFGHVPVVKRLTRLPVCVDPTHSVGLKDRAPDGIYDIFHAAAQGVISGANMLLVEFHPRPEQALCDGPQALTMNELDHFLADMQLVRKCYLERKALGERELFRQLGKGGLNKS, from the coding sequence ATGATAATTATACTGAAACCAGATATAGATCCCTCTGGGGTAGAGATACAAAATATATTGGGATATTTGAGACAGTTTCCTGATATAAAGACGCAGATTTCAGGGGTTAGGGGGACAAGTAGAGTCGTCACTGAGATTTATCTAATTGGTCCAACCCACGATATACCCTCAGAAGTTATTGAAAAGATGCCCGGCGTCGAGAGAGTAGTCAGAGTGTCCAGTAAATACAGACAGATTGGTCGCCATGGAGGGCAGCTAGGAGAACTGGGTTTTGTCTATCAGGGCCTTGAATTCAATCAAGACGCCTTTCACATATTTCTTGGCCTTTGTGCTGTTGATACCCCTGAACACGTAGAAATCATTTTTAGGCATCTCAAGCAGCACAATATTCAGACCGCAAGAATGGGGGCCTATAAACCGAGGACCAGCCCCTACGATTTTCAAGGCCATGGAAAGGCCTGTCTTCCATGGTTATTTGAACTCGCCGGCAAATATGATATCAAGATCATTGCAATGGAGGTCCTGAGGCCGGAGCATATTGATGAAATCCATGAGGCACTCCAAGAGACTGGCAACCCAACAGGGGTAATGCTCCAGATTGGTACAAGAAACGCCCAGAATTTTGAACTACTAAAGGCTGTAGGGTCTCAGAGTACCTATCCTATTCTTTATAAACGGGGTATGGGTCTTACCCTTGAAGAGAGCCTCAATGCCTGTGAATACATAGCAAGTGAGGGAAACAGAAATATCGTATTTTGTCTTCGTGGCGTGAAGTCAATGTTGGGCCTACCTCATAGGAATCTTATAGACTTCGGGCATGTTCCAGTAGTTAAAAGGCTTACACGTCTGCCTGTATGTGTTGATCCCACCCATTCAGTCGGTCTAAAGGATAGGGCCCCTGACGGTATCTATGATATTTTCCATGCGGCTGCCCAGGGGGTGATTTCTGGGGCAAATATGCTTTTAGTAGAGTTTCATCCAAGGCCGGAGCAGGCCCTATGTGATGGGCCTCAGGCATTGACCATGAACGAGCTTGACCACTTCTTGGCAGATATGCAACTTGTAAGGAAGTGTTATCTTGAAAGAAAGGCACTTGGAGAAAGAGAACTCTTTCGTCAGCTTGGAAAAGGGGGACTAAATAAATCATGA
- a CDS encoding endo alpha-1,4 polygalactosaminidase → MPNPAAVFCNDLGGKYELSSGDCLFTDGLSCDAWTLFNERQCGNSHVCASNADCSQEQFCWKNKCSSKGLCRPKPQMCIQLYDPVYGCDGRTYSNACMANSNGVNVAYPGECGKENSIILNLQLYGNTVMAQWSANFKPEKYVLFYAPYPQMDPIASVDLGKTTSLEATLPKQSQYFIAIGAKDSKGGYVYSNIEYFRIADIKALSPGTSWQWQLTGPIDTTIDARMFDIDLFNTPVETISELHKKGRIVICYFSAGTYENWRPDADLFPKSLLEKNLEDRPDEKWLDIRKLDTLAPIIKARLDLAVSKGCDGVEPDNVDAYLNDSGFPITYDDQLHYNIWLSSEAHKRGLSIGLKNDLEQVKDLEPFFDWALNEECFSHGECELLLPFIEHGKAVFGVEYILQPEQFCTLANSFGFDFLKKHQDLDAWRIPCGTLKRVRY, encoded by the coding sequence TTGCCAAATCCGGCTGCGGTATTTTGCAATGATCTTGGTGGAAAATATGAATTAAGCAGCGGAGATTGCTTGTTCACAGACGGTCTTAGCTGTGACGCATGGACTCTCTTTAACGAAAGACAATGTGGGAATTCTCATGTATGCGCATCGAATGCTGACTGTTCGCAAGAACAATTTTGTTGGAAGAATAAGTGCTCTTCAAAAGGGCTTTGTAGGCCCAAACCCCAGATGTGCATACAACTATATGATCCAGTATATGGCTGTGACGGCAGGACCTACTCAAATGCATGCATGGCAAACTCAAACGGTGTCAATGTGGCCTATCCTGGTGAATGTGGCAAAGAAAACTCTATCATTCTTAATCTTCAGCTTTACGGAAATACTGTAATGGCACAGTGGAGTGCAAACTTTAAGCCTGAAAAATATGTACTCTTCTACGCCCCATATCCCCAAATGGATCCAATCGCATCTGTTGATCTGGGGAAAACAACGTCTTTAGAAGCGACTCTACCCAAACAAAGCCAATATTTTATTGCAATTGGAGCAAAAGACTCAAAAGGCGGATATGTATACTCCAATATCGAATACTTCAGAATCGCCGACATAAAAGCACTTTCACCAGGCACTTCCTGGCAGTGGCAGCTCACAGGCCCAATTGACACCACTATTGATGCAAGGATGTTTGACATTGATCTTTTTAATACGCCAGTCGAAACTATTTCTGAACTACACAAAAAAGGACGGATAGTTATCTGCTATTTTAGCGCTGGGACCTATGAAAACTGGCGGCCTGATGCTGACCTATTTCCAAAATCTCTGTTGGAAAAAAATCTTGAAGACAGGCCTGATGAAAAGTGGCTCGACATAAGAAAATTGGATACCCTTGCCCCAATAATAAAGGCCCGTCTGGATCTTGCCGTATCAAAAGGATGCGATGGAGTGGAACCTGATAATGTAGATGCCTATTTAAATGACAGCGGATTCCCAATAACTTACGATGATCAACTCCATTACAACATCTGGCTTTCCTCAGAAGCCCATAAACGTGGGCTTTCCATAGGGCTTAAAAACGATCTAGAGCAGGTAAAAGACCTGGAGCCTTTTTTCGATTGGGCATTGAATGAAGAGTGTTTCTCTCATGGAGAATGCGAACTTCTTTTGCCTTTTATTGAACATGGAAAGGCCGTTTTTGGAGTAGAATACATCCTTCAACCAGAACAATTTTGTACCCTGGCTAACTCATTTGGCTTTGACTTTTTGAAAAAACACCAGGACCTGGACGCCTGGCGTATTCCTTGTGGCACCTTGAAACGTGTCCGATACTAA
- a CDS encoding type 1 glutamine amidotransferase, with translation MKLHYLQHVPFEGPGSILDWAQDRGLEVSHTRLYAKESLPAPDSFDILVVMGGPMGVCDIDDYPWLNEEKQFLKDVMAKDKCVLGICLGAQLMSEALGGVVRKNKYKEVGWFPVSLTPLAWDHPIFKGIDATFEALHWHGDTFSIPEGAIHIASSEGCANQAFLYGEKVLGLQFHLETTEDSLKQIMEGSPEDMEDEGPFVQKKEVILEKAKQRLEGLRHNLYKLMDRLKEMCK, from the coding sequence ATGAAATTGCATTATCTACAGCATGTCCCTTTTGAGGGACCCGGCTCTATTTTGGATTGGGCCCAAGACAGGGGCCTAGAAGTGTCCCACACAAGATTATATGCCAAAGAATCCCTCCCGGCACCAGATTCTTTCGATATTCTGGTTGTCATGGGAGGACCCATGGGGGTATGTGACATTGATGACTATCCGTGGCTCAATGAAGAAAAACAGTTTTTGAAGGATGTTATGGCAAAGGATAAATGTGTTCTCGGCATATGCCTTGGGGCACAACTTATGAGTGAAGCATTAGGAGGTGTGGTGAGGAAAAATAAATATAAAGAGGTGGGCTGGTTCCCTGTCTCGCTTACGCCGCTTGCCTGGGATCATCCGATTTTTAAAGGAATCGATGCTACTTTTGAAGCGCTTCACTGGCATGGAGATACCTTTTCTATCCCAGAAGGGGCAATTCACATTGCCTCAAGTGAAGGTTGTGCAAATCAGGCCTTCCTCTACGGAGAAAAAGTACTCGGACTACAGTTTCACCTGGAGACTACTGAAGATAGCCTAAAACAGATAATGGAAGGAAGCCCCGAAGACATGGAAGATGAGGGGCCGTTTGTGCAAAAGAAAGAGGTTATTTTAGAAAAGGCAAAGCAAAGGCTTGAAGGGCTTCGACATAACCTTTATAAACTTATGGATAGACTTAAGGAAATGTGTAAGTGA
- the trpE gene encoding anthranilate synthase component I — protein sequence MIVPDYKGFLDAAKESNVIPVLKTIDVDFDTPVSLFSKVDGGDYSFLLESLEGGEKFGRYSLIGLRPYMIFRAKGRDLWIERRGKTEAITDVNPLKVLQELFGGFKAKTYEDLPRFFGGAVGYLAYDIIKLIEKRIPDQLPDTAGFHDIHLMFPEILLVHDNLKLQLKIIYNCFLEDGDDLEETYKQAIRTIEGVERRIRRGIDYPAISMATPSRVELKPEMEKERFEEIVRRAKDYIRAGDCIQIVLSQRFSGKNSIDPFHIYRTLRRINPSPYLFYLTLGDEVLIGSSPEILVRLTGNEVYVRPIAGTRPRGRTEEEDKKLEQDLLKDPKERAEHLMLVDLGRNDIGRVSKMGTVKVKDLLTVERYSHVMHLVSGVVGQLEKGKDMFDCLTACFPAGTVSGAPKIRAMEIIEELEGVRRGPYAGAVGYFGFGGNMDLAITIRTLFQKKDMLYLQAGAGIVADSDPEKEWQETINKAKALMRAVEKTGYEL from the coding sequence ATGATAGTACCTGACTATAAAGGCTTTCTGGATGCCGCTAAGGAATCAAACGTTATACCAGTCTTGAAGACCATAGATGTGGATTTTGACACTCCGGTATCACTGTTCTCAAAGGTGGACGGAGGTGATTACTCTTTTCTGCTCGAAAGCCTGGAAGGTGGAGAAAAGTTTGGCCGATACAGCCTTATAGGATTGAGACCCTATATGATTTTTAGGGCAAAGGGAAGAGACCTCTGGATTGAAAGGCGAGGAAAGACGGAGGCCATAACTGACGTAAATCCACTAAAGGTCCTCCAGGAGCTATTCGGGGGCTTTAAGGCCAAGACTTATGAGGACCTTCCTCGTTTTTTCGGAGGAGCAGTTGGGTATCTTGCCTATGATATAATTAAACTCATTGAAAAGAGGATACCCGATCAACTTCCCGACACGGCAGGATTTCACGACATCCACCTGATGTTTCCGGAGATTCTCCTTGTACATGACAATTTAAAGCTTCAGCTAAAGATCATATACAATTGTTTCCTTGAAGATGGTGATGATCTTGAGGAGACATATAAACAGGCAATCAGAACCATTGAAGGCGTGGAGAGACGAATCAGGCGCGGTATCGATTACCCAGCCATCAGTATGGCTACCCCTTCAAGGGTGGAACTAAAGCCTGAGATGGAAAAGGAACGATTTGAGGAGATCGTACGGAGGGCAAAGGATTATATCCGCGCAGGTGATTGCATTCAAATAGTACTTTCCCAGAGATTTTCCGGAAAAAATTCTATTGATCCCTTCCATATCTACAGGACATTAAGGCGTATTAATCCTTCTCCATACCTCTTTTACCTCACCCTCGGCGATGAGGTCCTTATAGGATCATCGCCGGAGATCCTGGTGAGACTCACAGGCAATGAGGTCTATGTACGTCCTATTGCAGGCACGAGACCAAGGGGAAGGACAGAAGAAGAAGACAAGAAATTGGAGCAAGACCTGTTAAAAGATCCAAAAGAGCGTGCAGAACACCTTATGCTCGTTGATCTCGGAAGAAATGATATCGGAAGGGTCTCCAAGATGGGGACAGTCAAGGTAAAGGATCTTCTCACAGTGGAACGCTATTCCCACGTAATGCACCTGGTGTCAGGGGTAGTAGGCCAGCTTGAAAAAGGGAAAGATATGTTCGATTGCCTTACGGCGTGTTTCCCAGCAGGCACTGTATCAGGTGCGCCGAAGATAAGAGCCATGGAGATCATTGAGGAACTTGAGGGAGTACGGCGTGGCCCATATGCAGGTGCAGTGGGATATTTTGGTTTTGGCGGGAACATGGACCTTGCCATAACCATTAGGACATTGTTTCAAAAGAAGGATATGCTATACCTTCAGGCCGGGGCTGGCATTGTGGCAGACTCCGATCCTGAGAAGGAATGGCAGGAGACCATCAATAAGGCAAAGGCCCTGATGCGGGCAGTGGAAAAGACGGGTTATGAATTGTAG
- a CDS encoding CGGC domain-containing protein: protein MPRVLIVGCGSYMRDSYDCPSDWKCLTAAAEKRGAFKDYDDEVKVVGFLRCSCPGRALINNVGATKKRTDFDVIHLTNCITKAVPLCKNHNLEELPKLLEEKTGLKVVVGTHDFA from the coding sequence ATGCCAAGAGTGCTAATTGTAGGCTGTGGTTCCTATATGAGGGATTCCTATGATTGCCCTTCTGATTGGAAGTGTCTTACGGCAGCAGCTGAAAAAAGGGGTGCCTTTAAGGATTATGATGACGAAGTCAAGGTAGTCGGTTTTTTGAGATGCTCATGTCCTGGTAGAGCCTTAATCAATAATGTTGGAGCCACGAAAAAACGCACGGATTTTGACGTCATACACCTAACTAATTGTATTACAAAGGCAGTTCCACTCTGTAAAAACCACAACCTAGAGGAACTCCCAAAACTCCTGGAGGAAAAAACCGGATTAAAAGTTGTAGTTGGTACCCACGATTTTGCTTAA
- a CDS encoding anthranilate synthase component II, with protein sequence MLLIIDNYDSFTYNLVQVIGGMGYDLMVKRNDEITIQEIKEIAPSHLLISPGPCTPNEAGISVEAIREFAGSIPILGVCLGHQSIGVAFGGKVVRADRLMHGKTSMITHDGRGVFSGLTNPFEAMRYHSLLVDESTLPECLYVTARSERDELMGIRHKELLVEGVQFHPESIMTPEGGKLLKNFMEQRSF encoded by the coding sequence ATGTTACTGATTATAGATAACTATGATTCTTTTACCTATAACCTTGTCCAGGTCATTGGGGGAATGGGCTATGATCTCATGGTAAAGAGAAACGATGAGATTACCATTCAAGAGATAAAAGAAATTGCTCCCAGCCATCTACTCATTTCCCCAGGGCCTTGTACACCCAATGAGGCAGGGATCTCTGTGGAGGCAATAAGGGAATTTGCAGGTTCAATTCCCATTCTGGGTGTGTGTCTCGGCCACCAGTCTATTGGAGTGGCCTTTGGAGGTAAGGTGGTTCGAGCAGACAGACTCATGCATGGTAAGACCTCCATGATCACACATGATGGAAGGGGTGTATTCAGTGGACTTACCAATCCATTTGAGGCCATGCGTTATCACTCGCTTCTGGTGGATGAAAGCACCCTTCCAGAATGTCTCTATGTTACGGCAAGAAGTGAGCGAGATGAGCTTATGGGAATTAGGCATAAGGAACTTTTGGTAGAAGGTGTACAGTTTCACCCAGAATCCATAATGACTCCAGAAGGCGGGAAGCTACTGAAAAATTTCATGGAGCAGAGGAGCTTTTAG
- the trpC gene encoding indole-3-glycerol phosphate synthase TrpC codes for MHILDTIIQHKKEEIQALKKKGIEEVFDGSFERLSFFDALKNPPHPGIIAEVKKASPSKGVIREDFRPLDIAKYYEESGARAISVLTDERFFQGRKEYLSTIKANVSIPCLRKDFIIDHIQVEESNALGADAILLIVACLEISLLKELLHHVEELGMDALVEVHDEREAEQALKAGARIIGINNRDLRDFSVSLDTTFRVMEALPSDTIVVSESGIGSTEAFKRLIEHGVHGALIGESFMRDPELLREFVSIGHVSRCHKEYARRPGPGVFSKSQSQMS; via the coding sequence ATGCATATCTTAGATACAATCATTCAGCATAAAAAAGAGGAGATCCAGGCCCTTAAGAAAAAGGGCATAGAGGAAGTTTTTGACGGCTCTTTTGAGCGATTGAGTTTTTTCGACGCATTAAAAAATCCCCCACACCCTGGGATTATAGCAGAGGTAAAAAAGGCCTCGCCGTCAAAGGGCGTAATTCGAGAAGACTTCCGTCCCCTTGACATAGCAAAATATTACGAAGAATCAGGGGCAAGGGCCATCTCAGTCCTAACTGATGAAAGGTTCTTTCAGGGAAGAAAAGAATACTTGAGCACCATAAAGGCAAATGTAAGCATCCCATGTCTTAGAAAGGACTTTATAATCGATCATATCCAGGTAGAGGAATCCAATGCCCTTGGAGCAGATGCAATACTTTTGATCGTTGCGTGTCTGGAAATATCACTTTTAAAAGAGTTGCTTCACCATGTGGAAGAGCTAGGCATGGATGCCCTTGTAGAGGTACACGACGAGCGGGAGGCAGAGCAGGCGCTCAAGGCAGGGGCAAGGATAATTGGTATTAATAATAGAGATCTCAGGGACTTTTCAGTTTCCCTTGATACTACATTTAGGGTAATGGAAGCTCTTCCTTCAGATACCATAGTTGTAAGTGAGAGCGGCATAGGATCGACAGAGGCATTCAAGCGGCTGATTGAGCATGGGGTACACGGGGCCTTGATCGGAGAGAGTTTTATGAGAGACCCTGAACTTCTAAGAGAGTTCGTTAGTATCGGACACGTTTCAAGGTGCCACAAGGAATACGCCAGGCGTCCAGGTCCTGGTGTTTTTTCAAAAAGTCAAAGCCAAATGAGTTAG